A single genomic interval of Bradyrhizobium japonicum USDA 6 harbors:
- the exbD gene encoding TonB system transport protein ExbD: MAAKLGAGGGSPLRRGDPGDLDVTHEINVTPFIDVMLVLLIIFMVAAPLATVDIGVELPATAAEPQPRPDKPTFVTVKPDLTVAVGEDTMARDGLAAALAVATQGRKDERIYLRADKAVSYGDLMEVMNTLRNAGYLKVALVGLDGRS, encoded by the coding sequence ATGGCCGCGAAGCTCGGCGCAGGGGGAGGATCGCCGCTGAGGCGCGGCGACCCCGGCGATCTCGACGTCACCCACGAGATCAACGTCACGCCGTTCATCGACGTGATGCTGGTGCTGCTGATCATCTTCATGGTGGCCGCCCCGCTCGCCACCGTCGACATCGGCGTCGAGCTGCCGGCCACCGCCGCCGAGCCGCAGCCGCGGCCGGACAAGCCGACCTTCGTGACTGTGAAGCCGGATCTCACGGTGGCCGTCGGCGAAGACACGATGGCACGCGATGGCCTCGCCGCTGCGCTCGCCGTCGCCACTCAAGGCCGCAAGGACGAGCGCATTTATCTGCGTGCCGACAAGGCCGTGAGCTATGGCGACCTGATGGAGGTCATGAACACCCTGCGCAATGCCGGCTATCTCAAGGTCGCGCTGGTCGGCCTCGACGGACGCAGCTGA
- the exbB gene encoding tonB-system energizer ExbB, protein MQGNFGLRHVILTIALALVPAPAFAIDEALLPRNLSPWGMFLGADIIVKTVMVGLAVASLVTWTVWLAKSIELRRKSKLAVERTRALEGKMKLAEAAERTGDAHDAVAQLIQSCAKEAELSGGIVDDGLQERVALRLERVEAAMSRQIARGTGVLATIGATAPFVGLFGTVWGIMNSFIGISESHTTSLAVVAPGIAEALLATALGLVAAIPAVVIYNQLVRGIANYRALLGDASAQLMLLVSRQRDHREFRLSRAAE, encoded by the coding sequence ATGCAGGGCAATTTCGGGCTTCGGCATGTGATCCTAACTATCGCGCTGGCACTCGTGCCGGCCCCGGCCTTCGCGATCGACGAAGCGCTGTTGCCGCGCAATCTGTCGCCCTGGGGCATGTTCCTCGGCGCCGACATCATCGTGAAGACGGTGATGGTCGGGCTCGCCGTCGCCTCGCTGGTGACGTGGACGGTGTGGCTCGCCAAGAGCATCGAGCTGCGCCGCAAGAGCAAGCTCGCCGTGGAGCGGACGCGTGCGCTCGAAGGCAAGATGAAGCTGGCGGAGGCGGCGGAGCGGACCGGCGATGCGCATGATGCCGTCGCGCAGCTCATCCAGTCCTGCGCGAAGGAGGCGGAGCTCTCCGGCGGCATTGTCGATGACGGCCTCCAGGAGCGCGTCGCGCTCCGGCTGGAGCGGGTCGAGGCCGCGATGTCGCGCCAGATTGCGCGCGGCACCGGCGTGCTCGCGACCATCGGCGCCACCGCACCGTTCGTCGGCCTGTTCGGCACGGTCTGGGGCATCATGAATTCTTTTATCGGCATCTCCGAGAGCCACACCACGAGCCTTGCGGTGGTCGCGCCCGGCATCGCCGAGGCGCTGCTTGCGACCGCGCTCGGTCTCGTCGCCGCGATCCCGGCCGTGGTGATCTATAATCAGCTTGTCCGCGGCATCGCCAATTACCGGGCGTTGCTCGGCGACGCTTCGGCGCAGCTCATGCTGCTGGTCAGCCGCCAGCGCGACCACAGAGAGTTCCGCCTCTCGCGGGCAGCGGAGTAG
- a CDS encoding energy transducer TonB: MAANAFALHEPLGERETARWSVSAAVIVALHVAAAVLAMSWLRSQPEQGVTVPAIMVDMAPVTSAPQSTQEDVAPGPVMQEADASPPEPVKQQAVEETIAPTPSQEKPEVVAPPEQKLEPTPAKPEPAKIVPVEKPAPAKPKVVRPEAKKPSEAPPAPRTSAPPRAEREAPAASAMSEGAIASLVATYNQRVRAHLMRLHSYPSGGNGQRGLVRVSFTISRNGQVTSSRIASSGVAAFDAKATSMIHQASPFPPIPAEIKNGSMSFTVPVDFIVR; this comes from the coding sequence ATGGCCGCGAACGCCTTTGCCCTGCACGAGCCGCTCGGCGAGCGCGAGACCGCGCGCTGGAGCGTATCGGCCGCAGTGATCGTGGCGTTGCATGTTGCCGCCGCGGTGCTTGCGATGAGCTGGCTCAGGTCGCAGCCGGAGCAGGGCGTCACCGTCCCGGCGATCATGGTCGATATGGCGCCGGTGACCTCGGCACCGCAGTCCACGCAAGAGGATGTTGCGCCCGGGCCGGTGATGCAGGAGGCCGACGCCTCGCCGCCGGAGCCCGTTAAGCAGCAGGCCGTCGAGGAGACCATCGCGCCGACGCCGTCGCAGGAAAAGCCTGAGGTCGTCGCGCCGCCGGAGCAGAAATTGGAGCCGACACCGGCCAAGCCCGAGCCGGCGAAGATCGTGCCGGTCGAGAAACCTGCACCGGCGAAGCCGAAGGTGGTTCGCCCGGAGGCCAAGAAGCCGTCGGAGGCGCCGCCCGCGCCGCGCACCAGCGCACCGCCACGCGCCGAGCGGGAGGCGCCGGCGGCGTCCGCCATGAGCGAGGGCGCGATCGCGTCGCTGGTTGCGACCTACAATCAGCGCGTCCGCGCGCATTTGATGCGCCTTCACTCCTATCCGTCCGGCGGAAACGGTCAGCGCGGCCTGGTCCGGGTGAGCTTCACGATCAGCCGCAACGGCCAGGTCACGTCCAGCCGGATCGCTTCGTCCGGCGTTGCCGCGTTCGATGCCAAGGCGACCTCGATGATTCACCAGGCCTCGCCATTCCCGCCGATCCCGGCGGAGATCAAGAACGGCTCGATGAGCTTTACTGTTCCGGTGGACTTTATCGTGCGGTAG